A region of the Apium graveolens cultivar Ventura chromosome 6, ASM990537v1, whole genome shotgun sequence genome:
ATACATGTTTGATATTAAATTAACTGGATAATTTTAAGGGAAAGTAAGGCTGTCAAAAAAAAACAGAATGAAGATTGTTGACCTACAAAGAGCTTCTAAATAACATTCTCTTGAAAATTTTACAATATAAAAAAAGATTTATCAACGACATCAAGATACTGAAGATAAGCTTACCGAAAATGAAGACATCTAAACTCTTGTTGGGCATGTATTCATAGATCAACAACATTTCTCCATCCTCAATGCAACATCCTAGGAGCCTCACAAGATTTCTGTGTTGTAGTTTAGCAATGCATTTCACTTCATTCTTGAACTCGTCTAGTCCTTGTTTTGAAGTCTTTGAGAGCCGCTTCACAGCTATTTCTTGTCCATCATCCAAAGTTCCCTGAAAAGAAGGACAATGTTAAGTTTACACCTGTATTATGATTCATGGGTAGTTAGGCATAAAGAGAGATGTATATCTGTACCTTGTAGACAGGACCAAAACCACCTTCCCCAAGCTTATTGTTCACAGAGAATTTATTGGTAGCTTTAGCAATTAACTCAAAGTCAATCAATGGCAACTCCAGATCTTCTCCCTCGTCTTTTTTTCCTCCATCTTTATCTGGTTTCAGTGTTAATAATCCTGCAAATTCAGTTGAAATATACGGTTAATAACAAAAGATGATATTATACTGTTTTTTATAGATCCAAGTTCTCAAATAATGCATATACATAATACCTTTGCTCTTCAGCTTTCTATTCCTGAATACATATATCAAAATTAGGACTAGCAGTACTAGTACTCCCACTGCTGCAGGAATCACAATGGAAATCATCTTGACTTTCCCCTTTTTATTTAAGCTTCCATTTACCCCTGTCCAATCAAAACAAAATAACCATAACGAAAAGAAAAAGAATAATTTCAAGCTGAAATTCGAGAAACTCAATTGGTCTTACCTAATTGAGAAGAACTTCTAATGTGCAGGGGAAGGCCATTGTCTGGGTAATTTCTCATGTCAATTAGATCACCGAACCATAACATACATCCAGTGCCACCTTGTCTAATATCCACATTTGAGTAAGCTGTACAAGAACAGTTTTTCCTGCACTCAGTCTCACAATCAGCAAGGCTCATGCTTCGATTGAACCATGCGGTCTGTGTATCAGGCAATTTAAGGTTCGGAATCTTCTCGAATCTGTCTTCACTTGAACAAGTCAATTGAGCTGCACGAACACATCCACCAGACCAATCTGAAAGTTTCCATTTTTCAGGAAATTTAGGCACAAATCCTCCTAAACATTCACAAGCGCTTCGTCCTGATTGAGCTCTGGTAATGTCACAACTACCAAATGTTCCACAAAGTCCATATGGGTCACATTCATCAAAAATCACTCTAATGTATTGACTGAATGTCCAATTTTTAGCTTGGTCATACCATGTCAGAAGTCGTAtaattccatcaggatttaacaCAAACCTCACAGGCCTAGTATTATTGTTGACATCAAACTTGGCATAAATTTCATTATCGACCACAATAAGCTTTAAGTCAAAATTTAGGTCTGGTGCCTTAAACTGCACACCACTAAATTGAATACCATCCCATGGCCCAAACCTGAAATCTATGGTGGAACCATCAGCGACTTTCATCTGTGGATATCCTTCAAGATACATTCTGAAAGTGTAATTGCCTGGTGAAGGATCATTCATACTTTTCCATGACGTTAGATATCGATCCAGCCCTTTACTTAAATCCCATCCAAGTTTCATGCCTGATAAAATATGATCAGTAGGATGATCAACACTTTGCCAGAGATAGTTTTCAGGGTCACTGTCATTTACATACCTGATCACAAGGTTTGATGACTCCATCAGTTGTGCCATAACAGGATTATTCACCGCAGCTTTTGTTGAATTGGAAAACCAAATTGTGCTGTTTCTTGCATTCACAAGTTCTAAATTTCCACTGGCATCAATTCTTAACACCCCAGAAGTGTCAAGAATTGGAGTGTCTCTGTTTGCAACCCAAACAACAGTCCTGTTTGATACTTTCTTGTACCAAATGCCTAGATATCGATTCTTGGAGCTTCCTGGACTGAAGAATCCCAGCTCAAATTCGCCACCAGACGATACAATGGTGCAATTGCCATCATCTCTGAGTGTTTGCTTGACATTCAAGGTATCAGCTGCAAAAGAGCTGCTTATAGAAAtcaagaaaaaaatcaaaatggAGCACAAGAAATCATTCATGTCACTGGTTCTAGTTAATCTAGCAAGTATTATTTTCATGTCATGCACACCTTAAACTTTGAACTTATAGGAACAAGATAAATAAGTTCATGTACATAATTTTGTGTGAACATGACATCACTGACAGCTAGGACTATCCATCTCTATAATATTACACAATTTTGTATCTTCTTTGAAACTTCATACGCTGTAAGACCAGTGGGGATAGACTCCACACTGTCGTCTTTTGCCcaacttgttgacttgaaaaaCCTGTGTTCTATTAGTTGACACATGATTGTAAATCAAATCTAAATTAATCATTGTAAAATTGGACAAAAAATCACAACCACTGTTATGCAAATGACCAATGGATGCTTCCTTTCTGTTCATAAGAAAGGTGAAGCTCTTGAACAACTCCTTGAAAATTTACGGACTTTATGGCCATTTCACTGTCCTTGATTTGATTAATTTTAACTCAACTTGCTATCTTTTTCCTGTTAAGTCACATTGCAAGATTTTACATAACTTCTGCGTACACATacaaaattattttgaaaatcacTATAATTATACAGATACAGATGTATGCTAATGTTTCTAAATATTTTTTATGTCGTTATGACACCCCAAGTTTAACATTTGCAAACTGCGAATCCTATGTTTATGCAGAGTATATATTGACTATCACCATCTCAATTATTCATCTAATGTTAACTTAAACATATCTTTTTGAATCTATGGGAAAAGCTAACATGCAGATGCtttctttgtatttttttattatctgtggtattattgcataagtttATTTATAAAGAGAAGGCACCCGAGTTTAAATTTCGAGGGTACTGAATTTTTAATCACATTAACTTTTGGATCGTCCCTAAAGAACTGCAATGTAGAAGTCCCGGTGAAAGAAGCATAGTAGAAAAACAACTAATCGAGAACAAAAGATGATAAGGCTTAACCATTCAAGACCTTATTTATTTTTACATGTGATATACTATCACTTAATTAAGATATCGATAGCGAAACTTATTTTGGTGGTCCTGATTGTCAACAAGAACTTGTAGTTCTGAAACTCACACAAACTTTATGTCGAATGTCTGTTTAGTGGTAGGCGTATCTGTAGAGCGTTTCACAACcattattttctgattttttgttACTTCCAGAAAATATTTATTGGTCGCATCAGAAACACTGCGATCATGACTGAATAACCATCGTTCAGCATTATTTACCTCCATCGCACAAATTATGAACCACAACTTTACCACCCGGAGAGGATTTTGATTTGAGGCAGTTCTTAGTCGACATACTTGGGCGGAAGAGCCCATTGCTGGACTCCTTTATCACTACAGAAACTCACTTGAACACTAATATTGCCAGATGCTTGCAAACACGTACCTTTGTAGCTAAAAACAGGGGTCACTACTGGTTCTGTGCTATTAGTTAAACTCCAACCTTGGCTCGATGAGTATGCTTTTGTTCGAGACTCTGTGTATGCGTTCAAAGCCAATTTGGACtctttatttataatattcacaTTGTCCTTAATTTCCCACTTGTTACCAGAATACTCGGGCTTGGTGGTGCAATTATGAATCTTCACAGACTGTTCCATTTCAAGACGGTATGCAGTCAAGCACTTTCCTTCAGACCAAATTGTCTTTGTCACATCTTTCATCAGACTCCATAATTGATTGGTGTTGAGTGGACGGACTTTGTTTTTACAAGTGGGAAATTTGTTATGCCTCAGGTAATTAATTGTTTTTTTGAACTATACTTGTAAATGTTTTCTGTCAAAAACTTATCAAACTAAAAGTAACTCAAAACTATATGCTGTTGGCAACACTGAGCTACATGATCTACTTCAAATGGGATTTGATGCTAATAATAATATTGGCCCAACCAGTAATTTTCCGATACTTTAGCCTTCACAAGTCATAAAACTACTCACAATTTCGGCTTCTGTACTCTAACATTCATACTTGCAGTTAAGGCGTCCTAAGTTAAATTTATAATAAACTACCAAGAAGAAGTGAAATTAAATTCCTCTAACACAGAAATTAATTTCTGAAATAGATTGCAGATACAATCCTAACTACAAAAAGAAAACGATTCAAAGATTCTTCAAAGTTGTAAAGGTTATAATCAGTGCCCAACTATTTGTTTTGTTCTTCGAATTTTAGGCTGGCCAactatatgttttgttcttcaaATTTTAGTAGACAAAAACTAAGTCTTCCAAGATTTTTATATATAGACAGAACTATTTGTCCAAGATGATTGTTTCCTAAGGTGTTGTAAAGTCTAAAGTGTGTGAAAATGTATTAGTtaagagattttttaaacaaagTTGGATATAATATTTGTTACTGGTTTATGTGGGAACTTTTACAAAAGACCAATTACGGCTTTTGCAAAGGACCCATTATGTACCTTTAAACTCATGTTGATGTCTAATTTAATTAGTAAACCACAAATTTTGATCATTAAAAATTACAATTTAAAAGTCATATTTGATTAAATGTGAAGATTAACTTCGTTTTTTAGAAATGTAACAAGTATACAATACAAATGAGAAAGATTCACTAAAATTCATAGTTAGATTCTAAATTTACTTGCCTTTGTCAATAAGCCGAGTAAGAATATCATAGTTATATCTTTAGTGCGAAAATTTTGATAgatatttgctttaaaaattttaATGTTCTTGTTTTCGAATTCTGATATATATTTGTTTTGGTTTTTGGCTCTCAATTCAGGTACATGATTTAACAACCTCAAGGTAAAGTTACAATATAGGAGATCAGTAGACAAAGAATCAGAGATGTCGAGGTCCCCGCTTTACAAGCTAATGGTATCTTATCAAAATAATCGGTATGTAAATTTTAATATTAGCCTTGTAGCAGTGCCCACTATGTTAACCAGGTTGTCTAGAATTAGATTAGATACTCAAGCGTTATGTTACTAATTGTATATTTTCGTTTATCTCTCAGAAAATTGTAAGCTTATTGGGAGGATGGTTCTTAAAAAACAGAACTGGTACATATGTTGTCATCGTAAAATCTAGTGCTTCCAGTATTTTCATAAAATGTGGCTAAAAATATTCATATTCTCTATGTGACTATGTTTTGTTATTTGATTTATAAGAGTACAGATTACAAACTTGCCAGGTGgtttattatattaattaatcTTTACAACTTTATTCTGGAAACGGAATGCACGATAAAGATTGCTAAAAGGGAATCAGGGCAAAAGAGCGAAAGTGTTCTACAACAAGGCACACATGTCGACCCTTAGTTCAACACTCTCATCACTAGCACAACAACACTACTATCTAGCTTGGTTGCAGGGCATAGCTCGATCCGGAGGTGTAGACTTTATCAACAAAGCATTTAGTTGTTAGTATGATATTGTGTCTTTTTTTCTGGTAGCAATCTCTCTAATTTTATGGGTGGTGGTCTTATATGTCACTTTAACGTAGAAAATGGTCCAAATTATCATTTTCGAAAAAGATGGCCCTATATGTCACTTCTTAACGGAACATTGTGTTccgttttgattttttttaaaggtAAAACGGAACTTCGTTTGCCGTTTTAgcactttaattttttttatatgtaTGGGAAAACTGAAGTTCGTGTACCGTTTTAGCACTTTGATTTTTTTTCAGGGCAAAACGTTAGATAAAACAGCGTTTTGTAGCAAAACGTCACATAAAATAACGTTTTTaccttttttttaaaaataaaataataaacaaaacaCTATATCTTGTAAATTATTAAatcataaattaataaaatatatttaaaattattttctaaaaccCAAAGGGGATTGTTGAAcactaaaatgttaaaaattattaaattaagttacatccttaaattttataattatttaatttaaaattaatatttctggttcctagggtttagggcctaCCTAGATTATATTAGGGTTTAGGCTCGGCCTAGATCCTAAACCCTAAATCGGTGTAAcattttttaatttctttttaaatGTTTATAAAACCCAAAAGGGAATTGGTGAATCctaaatgttaaaaattgttaattttataattatttaatttaaaattaacaTTTCTGGTTCCTAGGGTTTAGGGCTAAATCCGagattaaattagggtttaggctaTAGAGTTTAGGGCCTAAAGGCCGTAAACCCTAAATCCTAAACCCTAAATTAGTGTAACTTTTATTAATTTCTTTTTAAATGtttctaaaacccaaaagggaattggtgaaccctaaatgttaaaaattgttaaattatggTATAAAAACAAgcttaaaataagaaaataaaacaGAAAATAATGAAAATACAAAACGTGACTTGAAGTCACGTTgctatattattaaaaaaaataagagGCAAAATGGAAGACGATGTTCCGTTTTGTATGTATTAAAAAACGGAACATTATATGACGTTATGAGGTGACATTTTGGGCTTTTCTCCCCTGAAATGAGAATTTGGGCATTATTAACTGAAATAATGACAATCTGGGCATTTGTTCTAATTTTATTTGGTCGGGAGTTAAAAGAGAAAGCGTCGGCAAATAACTATTTATGTGAGTATGCAGCCTCATCTAATGaatctttaataatatacaaGTTATGCTATTTTGTTATTGTTATCTCAAAATTATGTGAAATTTAATGAGCAActctttataaaaaaaatcaaatctGGCATGGTTATAAAATTATGTGGAATTTTATAACTTTCATGTTTGCTGGTGCGGGCGTTTAGTGAAATCCCGAACATTTTGATGCATCATATGTGTTTTCCCTTGAGCATGGTCTAAAACTATTTTATCCTTTTTGGTATCTATCGCCTTTTCATTTCACTTTTTATGATTCATCTTATAACTGTAAGTGTattttttttatccttttttattcctatatgacttataattatatatatatatataatttttaccCGTTATTCTTTATTAATAAACTTTTCAAGTGATACTttattttcacttattttttggttATATCACCTTTTGTATTCATTTTTTATAattcatgttataactctaagtttattatttttatcatttttgaTTCCTATATTACTTATattctatatgtattatttttacccgtttttttattaataaatgtaacctatttttaagtgatactttattttcacttattttttagtTCTACCACATTTTGGTTTCACCttttatgattcatgttataactctaagtatattatttttatcattttttattcacacgtgacttataattctatatgtattatttttaatcattttttaaatttttataagccgtgattttttattatttttatagttttGAATCATATTTTTAactatattttaaaataaataagtttatAAATTGACTCAACTAAATAGGTTACGAGAAATATAAACCACGACAAGTAAATAGGCCATGTGTTTAAATtagaattttttaatttgttggttgaattccattttaataaaatggtatgaatattataaaaactatattttggtttcaccactgaaaaataataaaattgttcaaactgtaatatgattacaattctattttcGTAGAACTCTAAATTATTTATTGATAGGGTACTTGGTTTCATCTTAGTACGGTTACGCCGTATTTTGATTTCACCCATATTTTTCTCTTTCTTGTAGAGTTCCATgttattttttaacaaaatatacattggaatcatattataattttgatatttctattttttgtagaattcttttttatttttaattaaaataataaaatggaaTCCTTTAAACAgtgttattattaattaataaggaaaccATCTTTTAAGGGATACTCTGGTTTCACCGCTTTTCGGTTTTACGAACTTTTGGTTTCACCCATTTTTAAATCTTACTATAGCTCTAAATATACCATTTATTATTCTTTTTTATtcatatatgacttataattctatatgtaatattttacccatttttttattcttatatatcacatatttttattattttttataaacaGAATCGTATATACATTGTAATTTTTAAATTCTTAACTACATAATTATATTTTAGCACCAAATGTAAATTTATACATCCATAATGAATATTTAAATAGAAAAAATTATGCAATCACAAACTATATAAAAACACAATTTCAACTAACAATAACAACTTTATATGCAGTTACTTAGTAATGTTGATGtaattttttgttaaattatcTATCAATCGTGTTGCGACTAAAATTTTGAtgtaaaatattagttatgtctTTTTGAACAACAGATACATAATAATGTTGAGTTTGTTATTCTAATAAGATTTGAGCTAATAAAAAATTACATATAGTTTAAAAAGAAAATTTTCAATAATCGTacaattttatttaatatatatttaataaaaacttaaaatacatttttataatcattatttaatattgatattttgaTCTCGGCCGTATTTCGCACGAGTTATCTACTAGTAtaaagttaaataagaatataattaaaaatatccATAAATAGGGGAAAACTATTCTCTTGGTCACAAGTTCGAATCCCAGAGGAGGAggatttatgattatgcctcctgagtcagaacATATCGCTTTACTCCTGAGTCAGAACATTTCGctttatcttggttcacgtggtttgcaggctattacgtgagcccGTAGAGTTTACCCAATGCGCACCTGAAGGGTAGCGGCTGCAGGTTAACTACGATAAAAAAGTATATTAGATCAAATTAACAAATGATGTATTTGAATGAAATGCCTGCatttatactatactataataaccagAATGTCTTATAATTTGCAGTTTGGTTGACCCTTTATTTTGGTTATCCCTTTCTATCACGGCCGTCaaatcttcttcatcaaataatcagagccGTTAGATCCAAAAATACTAAAAAAAATACACTCCACAAGTTTTCAAGTTCGAATCtcgtcaacaacaaacatttatattattggttataaagatacatataagttctgACAACAAACATCTATATTACCAAAAAATACATTCCACAAGTTAGTCATGTTCGAATCtcgtcaacaacaaacatttatattattacttataaaaatacatataagttCTCATGTTCGAATATCGTTAataacaaacatttatattagttTCTAAACAAACAttcatattattatttataaGGATACAAATAAATTTTCACGTTCGAATCTCaacaacaacaaacatttatattattatttatgaaaacAATCTCATCAACcatatactatttatactatttaaacttaaattgaaattatacacaatgaaattataattattatttaatatctaattatttatatagaatttaataaaattatgtaaaataaaaaatataaatattaaccaAGACCCTTGAATCGCACGACCGTAAGCTAGTTCTTACTAATAAGTTTCTTGATAAAACAATAAATATTTTTTAGCAAAATAGCGCGGAGATAAcatattactccctccgtcccattcGGTTTTATACGTTtactatttgcacgtatttcgaggctgctataaaatatagttttataatatattttttttgaataaaagtttaaacatgaaacttttatttaaaaaaattaaaaaatattgtGAAGTTATGTTTTAAAGGAGTATTGAAAAACATGTCGAAAAGTAATGTATAGAAGTTAACGGGAGAGGGAGACAGAAACTCTAATGAatcaaatcaaatattcaaaaaGTAGATTTATGACCCACTGGCAAATGGCAACTGTGATACGCTGCCATAATATCAAATTATCAATACGCTAGCTGCTATACAATCCCAGCGTGCGCAGAGTTCCAGGGGTTCTCCAATTCAACAACTTCTCTTGTTTCTACGGTGTTAGACGTGAATAGCCGGGtatttctttcttctttttttcgATAATTAACATACCTGCACATTCTTTAACAAACAAAATTCGAATTCTCGACATCTAGGAAGGGCATCCATGGCTACAGTATATTTATTCTGCTCAACTATGTTACACATACATGCATGATGCATCGTGATTCGTGACTAAATGACAAATGATGCTTTACATTTTCAACTCTCATCTTTTGTTATTTCTAGCAATTAAATGAGGATTATAACTAATTCTAAGATACCATGGAATTAGAATCATAGTTTAGAGGAGTATAtgacaattttttttttaaaagtcGAGCAGCTTGAATTTTTTTGGTagttgttttgttttgttttgtttttttaaattGTAACTCTTTGTTCTCTATTGAGTAGTGAGTATACCATGATAAAGGAACATAGCCACTGAAAGCTCTAACTCTATCGAAAGCAAACAATTTTATGTTGTGTACTTGTGTGATAACATTTTTTACTGACTTTTTGTCGTAGTTAACTAATTATCTCATGATAGTGCTCTCACAAAGTATACCTTcatttttttataatattaaaattcgGATAATCTATATAAAATGCTAGTGTTAAATTTGTTAACTGATGATTGTTGTGTCATTATCATTTGGCAGGAGAAAGATGGAGGTTGGTGATAGTAGTGGCCATGGTACGGTCAAAATAACGAGTTTTGAATGCAACAAGAGTACTTTCTTTCCTGAAGAATCATTTAAAAGCTGGGGAAACTATGGCAGGGCACTAAAGAACACGAAATCACGGCTTACCGAGCGTCTCTTGACACGATCCAGTGATGAATCAGAGCTACATGAAATGCGTGCTAGGAGCAAGAGTGAGATGACGAAATCTTTAAATTGGTTTGATATAATTTGGTTCGGTGTAGGGTCTGTTTTGGGAGCTGGAGTTTTTGTCCTCACTGGACAAGCTGCTAGGGATTATGCTGGACCTGCTGTCATTGTATCATACTTCATTTCTGGTTTGTCTGCTCTGCTTTCTGTCCTTTGTTATACTGAATTTTCTGTGGAACTTCCAGTTGCTGGAGGTTCATTTGCGTATTTAAGAGTAGAGCTTGGTGATTTCATTGCTTTTCTGGCTGCTGGAAATATTCTTTTCGAGTATATCGTATCTGGGGCAAGTGTGGCACGTTCTTGGACTTCATATTTTGCAACATTGTGTAACCATAAACCTGAAGATTTCCGCATACATGCTCCATTTCTAGCACAAGGATTCAATGAGTTAGATCCTATTGCAGTTATATTATCAATTGCCATCTGTGTTGGTGCGTGTCTGAGCATCAAGGGTTCTTCCAAGTTCAATTCATTTGTAACTATAGTCCAGAGTTTTGTGATGATATTCATCCTTATAGCAGGACTAACGAAAGCTGATTCATCGAATTTCCAACCCCTTGCACCTTTTGGTGTGGATGGTGTTATAAGAGCTTCGGCTATGCTTTTCTTCGCATATGTGGGGTTTGATGGTGTTTCTACACTGGGAGAGGAGATCAAGAATCCAGGTCGTGACATACCTATTGGCCTCATAGGTTCGATGATTATTGTTATAACAGCTTATTGCCTTTTGGGAGCAACATTATGCCTTATGCAGCCATACAGTCAGATTGACGTTGATGCACCATTCACAATTGCCTTTGAAGCAATTGGAATGAATTGGGCGAAATTTGTTGTGGCCTTTGGAGCACTAAAGGGAATGACAGCAGTGGTGCTTTCTAATATCATTGCTCAGGCAAGATATTTCACTCACATTGCACGAGCCCACATGGCTCCTCCCTTTTTAGCTGTGATTAATGAGAAAACCAGGACACCAGTGAATGCCACTGTTGTAATGACCATTGCAAACTGCAGTGTTGCATTCTTCACTGGCCTTGATATCTTGGCAAACCTTCTCTCAATCTCCACACTTTTTCTATTCTCACTAGTTTCCATCGCATTAATAATTAGAAGGTACTATGTTTCTGGAGAGACAACCAGTTCAGATCGAAACAAACTCATTGGATTCTTGACTTTGATCATAGTATCTTCTATAGGCTTAGCTCTTGTCTGGGTACATAGCAAGAACTTTGTGGGATACATAGTGCTGGTAGCTATTTGGTTCATTGCTACTCTTGGCCTAAAACTAACCTTAAAAGAAGCAAAGAAACCAAAATTATGGGGTGTTCCGTGGATGCCATGGTTGCCTTCTGCTAGTGTAGCAATCAACATATTCATTATGGGTTCAATCGATGGGCCTTCTTTTACTAGATTTTCAATCTGGACGGCAGGTTTGTTACTCTACTATGTATTTTTTGGATTACACGCGTCGTATGATGCAGCAATAGAAACCAGGGAAAAGTCTGATGCAGAAAATGTTGAAGCTGCAGCAGAATGCTAAAGTAATGAGTAACAAATGTTAGCAGGAAGTCTTGCACAGAATTGGCACAAAAGGAGCTTTGCTCAAAGCTTAGTTAGGTCAAGATCTTGGCTAGAGCTTCATTTGTTTGCTATTAAATTTATTGAATTGTATCAAATTTGTGTCCAGATAGCATCAGAAATCGAGATACTAGCAAAATGAAAGTTGTTACAAAAAGGCTATTTTTTCTTTCCTAAAATTATTGAGACTATATGAAACACTTATAATACAGAAAGGTTGGAATTTAACTATTTTTTTAGCagttttatttaataaataaaaaaatctgGATTTTAGATAACAACCTGCTAAACACTTTTTTCTTCATTTAATTCAGAGTCTC
Encoded here:
- the LOC141668948 gene encoding cationic amino acid transporter 1-like, translated to MRARSKSEMTKSLNWFDIIWFGVGSVLGAGVFVLTGQAARDYAGPAVIVSYFISGLSALLSVLCYTEFSVELPVAGGSFAYLRVELGDFIAFLAAGNILFEYIVSGASVARSWTSYFATLCNHKPEDFRIHAPFLAQGFNELDPIAVILSIAICVGACLSIKGSSKFNSFVTIVQSFVMIFILIAGLTKADSSNFQPLAPFGVDGVIRASAMLFFAYVGFDGVSTLGEEIKNPGRDIPIGLIGSMIIVITAYCLLGATLCLMQPYSQIDVDAPFTIAFEAIGMNWAKFVVAFGALKGMTAVVLSNIIAQARYFTHIARAHMAPPFLAVINEKTRTPVNATVVMTIANCSVAFFTGLDILANLLSISTLFLFSLVSIALIIRRYYVSGETTSSDRNKLIGFLTLIIVSSIGLALVWVHSKNFVGYIVLVAIWFIATLGLKLTLKEAKKPKLWGVPWMPWLPSASVAINIFIMGSIDGPSFTRFSIWTAGLLLYYVFFGLHASYDAAIETREKSDAENVEAAAEC
- the LOC141667460 gene encoding G-type lectin S-receptor-like serine/threonine-protein kinase At4g27290: MKIILARLTRTSDMNDFLCSILIFFLISISSSFAADTLNVKQTLRDDGNCTIVSSGGEFELGFFSPGSSKNRYLGIWYKKVSNRTVVWVANRDTPILDTSGVLRIDASGNLELVNARNSTIWFSNSTKAAVNNPVMAQLMESSNLVIRYVNDSDPENYLWQSVDHPTDHILSGMKLGWDLSKGLDRYLTSWKSMNDPSPGNYTFRMYLEGYPQMKVADGSTIDFRFGPWDGIQFSGVQFKAPDLNFDLKLIVVDNEIYAKFDVNNNTRPVRFVLNPDGIIRLLTWYDQAKNWTFSQYIRVIFDECDPYGLCGTFGSCDITRAQSGRSACECLGGFVPKFPEKWKLSDWSGGCVRAAQLTCSSEDRFEKIPNLKLPDTQTAWFNRSMSLADCETECRKNCSCTAYSNVDIRQGGTGCMLWFGDLIDMRNYPDNGLPLHIRSSSQLGVNGSLNKKGKVKMISIVIPAAVGVLVLLVLILIYVFRNRKLKSKGLLTLKPDKDGGKKDEGEDLELPLIDFELIAKATNKFSVNNKLGEGGFGPVYKGTLDDGQEIAVKRLSKTSKQGLDEFKNEVKCIAKLQHRNLVRLLGCCIEDGEMLLIYEYMPNKSLDVFIFDKELSVSLDWPKRYSIINGIAKGLLYLHQDSRLRIIHRDLKAGNILLDHEMSPRISDFGLARSFAGNESAVNTVRVVGTYGYMAPEYAIEGLFSVKSDSYSFGVLVLEIVSGKKIRQFYNSKDNLNLLGHAWKLFNDGEFLDLADEIMFGSCNLSEVLRAIHIGLLCVQPYPQDRPNMTYVVSMLDSENELPQPKQPGFFTESRGQQGSESPSHNTGSSLTNNALTITMLDPR
- the LOC141665051 gene encoding abrin-a-like; protein product: MKDVTKTIWSEGKCLTAYRLEMEQSVKIHNCTTKPEYSGNKWEIKDNVNIINKESKLALNAYTESRTKAYSSSQGWSLTNSTEPVVTPVFSYKGTCLQASGNISVQVSFCSDKGVQQWALPPKYVD